In one Hypanus sabinus isolate sHypSab1 chromosome 11, sHypSab1.hap1, whole genome shotgun sequence genomic region, the following are encoded:
- the fam78bb gene encoding protein FAM78B isoform X2, producing MNDNFYPSVTWAVPVSESNVSQLTRIKRDQSFTTWLVAMNTVSKEKIILQTIKWRMRVDIEVDPTNPLGYRAKLVGRTQQEQPRILARMEPIPPNALVKPNANDAQVLMWRPKRGLPLVVIPPK from the coding sequence ATGAATGATAATTTTTACCCAAGTGTGACATGGGCGGTACCTGTGAGTGAAAGCAATGTGTCACAACTAACCAGGATTAAAAGAGACCAAAGTTTTACCACTTGGCTGGTAGCCATGAACACGGTCAGCAAAGAAAAGATTATACTTCAGACAATCAAATGGAGAATGCGTGTTGACATAGAGGTTGACCCCACAAACCCATTAGGATACCGTGCTAAGCTTGTCGGAAGGACACAGCAGGAACAGCCTCGGATATTAGCTAGGATGGAGCCCATACCTCCAAATGCCTTGGTAAAGCCCAATGCAAACGATGCCCAGGTTTTAATGTGGAGACCTAAACGTGGTCTACCTCTAGTTGTCATACCTCCGAAATAA